In Candidatus Dadabacteria bacterium, the DNA window AAGCTTTAGGTTCTATAAGCCCTGGAAGGAGGTTGAGAACTGGAAAATACAGAAGATGCTCCAGGCGGCGCGGTACTGCTCCTGCCAGGGCAACTGCAACTCGACCGAGGCGATAGTCATAGACAAAAGGACCTATCCCCCGGAGAAATTCGAGAAGATAGTTGAATGCGGATCCGCGTTTAACGAGATTCACCTGCGCCAGGCCCCGATTATCGTTGCGTGGCTGATAAACCTGGACGCCTGGTACAAGGAGCTCATACAGACCTTCCAGGTGCTGTTTCCCGCGAGGGCCATAACCGCCGCTCACGGCTGGACCTACAAGATACTTACCGAGAACACCTATCCGAGGCTAATGAGTTTTCCCAAGGACAGGGCGGAGGATCTTCTGAGGGTCGAGGCGGGCCAGGCAATAGCGAACGCCATGCTCGCGGCCACTGACCTGGGACTCGGGTGCTGCCTTATAGCCACGGGCAGAAAGCCGGCAGAGTTCCCGAAGGTTCTCGGGACTCCGGAGAACATAGTCCCTATCTGGCTCATGACGGTGGGATATGCGGCCGAGGACCCCGGGCAGAGACCGAGGAAAAGGTTCGACAGGCTCTATCACTCAAACGAATACGGAACTCCGCTTGCCGAGGACCAGGACGTGCGGAAGGAGCTTGAGGGGGAGAAACTCATACAGCCCATGGATCCGCTTCCGGGGAGGGAGGAGGAGCTTCGTCACATATGCAGGATGTTCGGTTTCACGGAAGATATGTGCGACATGCCGAAGGAGAAGGTACTTGAGATGTACGAGGAGGACTCTCCCTATTACGGGGAGCTTCCCCCGGGCCTTGAGGAAAGAGGGGTCTGAGAAAAAACCATATATAATAAGGAGAAGGGCGCAGCTATCTTCGGGGTTTCTCCCGAGGGGGCTGCGCTTTTTTGTGCTACTGCTTTTTGTACTCGCACTTGCGGAGATTCTGTTTTATGTGTGCCACCACTTGTGGTCTCCATTGTGGCAATAAATCCTTTGCCAAAAAACTTATTGCCAAAAAATCCTTTGTCAGGCAGATAATGGAAAGCCATCCTGTCCTGACTGAAACCATGGAACCGCTCTGGCACGCGGTGCGGGCGGAGACGGGCGAAGAACTCGAATCCCTGCCCGCGGAGATCACTCAAGCCGTAATTGATATAAGGAAGAGGTTCTCGGAGAAAAAAAAGATGTTGCCAGGAACAACGCCGCTATCAAGCCGATAGATTTCCCCTATTTCCTGTGCTCGCACTTACAGAGGTTCTGCCTTGACCGCCGCCTTCCATGTAGATTGCGACATTCACGGGTTTGCGCCCAGCTCGCCCATTCGCCAAAGATCCCCAAGCGCGTAATCCTCCAGCCAGTGCGCGAGTTTGGCGGAGTCGAGATGTCGTAGCGTCGTTCCCGCTCCGGATCGCTCGCAGGCGACTACCGTATCCGGCTTGGGGAAGGTATCGGCTTGAAGCGATTCTGAATAGCATGTCGGCGCAAGCGTTCCAATACCTCATAGCAGGAACTCTGATTTCATATTTTCGACAAAGTCTGGACCGCAATGGTCAAATCCAAAGAGTTGGAGTATCGGGCAAGCCAAATCTGACACAACCGTCGCCCACTCATCTTCAAGTTTCTCCACGGCGCATGTTTTCTCTGTAGTGAGTTTGTCCGCTTTCGCTACGCGACGCAGGGAATAATAAACTGAACGATTGAAATCAGAAATTTCCCGGTTCCCGAGGCCCATCCAGGTGCAGCGGAAACTCACTTGGGATGCCGTTTTAAACTCTTTTGCCAGCAACATCGCGTGAGTGACCAGTTCCGCCGTCTCCCGGATAACTGTTTCGGGAGACAGCCAGGTGCCAGCACTTCGGCTAAGCTCTTCAACGCTGTCTGGCCTGTCTTCCCTGTAGGCCCTAATCAGGCTCATGCGTCCATCGGGCGCGACGCGCTGAAGTTCCGGAAACCAGAGACCCGCGCCGTGTGGTTCGACATCGTTAATCATAAAATTGCCCTCAAGCAAGTATTCTCCTTCGTCCGATTCCTTTGGTCGGGGTGCCGGTTTGATTTTCTGCAGGAATTTCGGGTCAAACATGCTCCAGCCTTTCCACACCGTGGTGCGGACTCCGTTAACCACTTTTTCCAAGACTTGGAGAAACGGCCGCGGAGAAAATTTTTTCTCGTCTGGAGAGATCAAGTAACTCAGCTGGTAGCGATTATCTTTTAGCGACGGCCAGATAGAACCTTGAGCCTTGGAAAGCAGGTCAAGGAAACGCTTCTCCGTTTCTTCATGCCAAGTCTCCAGCCGTTGTCTTGTGGCAGGCACTTCTCTTTCCGGCGTTCCTGGAACTCTACTCGAGTGCAGCCGCACCATGAAACGTTCGTGTTTTTCAATGAGGTCGGGGTTGGAACCGTTATGTTCTTTCATCCCTTTTATGATTTTCCGTGATACCCCCATCCCAAGATTTTCCATGTATCCGTAATCTCGCATGAAATCTTTGAGCAGTGGATTTCTGGAAGACCGAGCTCCGTCGCGCATGCTCTCCGGTGTTATCCCGTTCGGGAGCTTTCCGGGCGAGGTTATTTCCAGTCTGTCACTATAAACCGCCAGTTCAATGTCGGTACCCGATAGAAGGTAGTCTCTGTGTGTCAAGGCGTTTACTATGGCTTCCCTGACGGCATCCTCAGGGTATGTTGGCCTTTCCACGCGGCGAGCACCGTCTTCAAGAACGGCCGATACGGAGGTGTTGCGCCGGACGAAATCCACGGACTGTTCTACTAGGCCCGTTTCCAGAAGGTTGCCCTTGCTGTCCATAAGCGGGGCCATGGCTCCTCGAAGCTGCTTCCGTTCTCTTGTAGCGTATTCTTTTTCCGTTCCTGCAAACGCCACGGCGTTGATGCCTGCCTGCGGCAGATATCGGTTCGGCGTTGTTCCGAACAGCAGCATACCGCCGACCGTTACTACATCTTCGTCCATAATTTCCATGTTTGAAAGCAGGGTAATCCATCCCGCGTCGTCATCTGGAAAGTCCCGCTGGAGAATACGCCCGAAGTAGTCTTTAAGCCGACGACGGTCCAAGTCGTTGATTGTCGTTCCCGAAATCGGTCGGGAGTCGACGCGCAACATATGTCTTTGCTGGAACAGACGACTCATCTCCTCAAGAGTTGGTTCACGGCTTTGGGAACCAACTCTTATATAACAGACCGTTCTGTTATTGTGCCAGCGGCTGTGTGCGTAAAGACCCTGAGGAACGCGTACGACCGCAACATTTTTGCCTGGTTCTACTTCTTCAATGATTTCAAAATACGGGATTATAGCCGGCCTGATTTTGTCTCTGCACGTGTTCATCACCCATTCTTCAAGACCCTCTCGGACAAGGCCCGTGACGCTTCCGTCATCTTCAACGCCGAGAAGCACGATGCCACCCTCAAGATTGGAAAAAGCGACAAGTTCTTTCGCGAGATCGTGGTTTTGCAGGGTGTCGCGTTTGAACTCAACGCCTGAATTCTCACCGTTGGCAATAATTTCCAGAAGTTCTGTTCGTGTTATCATGTCTCAGAATCCGTACTTGGAGCGACGCATCTCGAAAGCGTCCTTGCCGCCTTCCAGAATTTCTTCAACCAATTCTCGAACCAGCTGAGAATCAATGGAACCCATATGCTCAGTTGCTATATCTGCTTGACCCGTCTCAGCTTTACCCGATACGTCTAGGCCGAGGATCAGTTCGGCATCGCCTAGAACCGGAATATTTGCATTGTGGGTAGAGAACACGAACTGTCGGCGCTGTTTCTCCGTGCGCATGATCGGCACTATGCTTTCGGTGATGAAGCGGTTATCAAGATCATCCTCCGGCTGATCAACAACAAGCGGGGAATTTGATTCAAGCAGGAGCAACAGAAGTATGGCCGTGGCCTTCTGACCCGTGGAAAGTGATTGTAGCTTCTGCCATGTCTCCGGTTCCCCCTCTGCTGCCGTGTTCAGTTCGATCTCGGTTATAGTCGGAAGTTCCAATTCTTCAATCCTCATGAACAGACCGGGACCGGCTTTTGCTATCCGCGCCGCAGCCCTTGGGGGAAACCGATATTTTTCCATGAGTGCTTCTTTGCCCTTTCGGCATTGCTCGGCGAATTCCTGGAGAGACAACTGATCAGTTTCTCGCAGTTTCTCGAAGGCAGCGACGAGTTTTCCCCCAACTTCCCTCAATAGCTGTTCAAAAGGGTCGTAGTTTCCGGCCATCTTGACATCAACCCGTACTCGGCCATGCAGTTTTTTTGAAACTTTTCTGGACGCCTTGGCAATCTCACGATATTCGCTGTTCTTGAGGTCTTCCCATTCCGAGAGAAGTTTTCGGCGGTCCGACTCGTATGCGGACAGGTTACGCTTAAGAGTTTTGGCTTTGTCTTTTAAAGGACGCAACTCCTCGATTTGATGTCTCAACTGTATGAACTCGGCACCATCAATTTTTGATTTCTGGAGATCCCGCAATAGCTTTTCGTAAGTTTTTTCGATAGCATTTCGTTTTTGCTCCCAGCGCGATTTGATTTCTGCTATCGCCTTATCTGTTTCGGAGACGGCCTTGGCAAATCGACCAGCAACTTTGGCGAGGTTTCCGCTCAGGGATCCAAGAACCGTTTTCGTTTCAAGCAAGATCTCGGCGTTCGGCAATCCTTCAAGTGCTTTATCGGAGACGAAGGCCATGTCGATCGGAAGTTCCTCCATCAGTTCACTGTAAAGCGTGCGTATCGGTTCCAATCGCTCTTTAGCCTCGGAAAACAAGCGTTCCTCCCGGACCAGCATACTTTTTTCTTTGAGTCGCTCCGCAAGCCCAACCTTCACAAAGCGCTTTTGCGTTTCTTCAAGACCGGGCAGTTTTGCCAGTCGTTCATCAAGCGCTTCTATCTCGCGCCGCGCATCCAGTATCCGGTTTCTAGATCTCTCCAGCTCCAAGCGGAGTTTAGCCTTGCGCCCGGAAAGGGACGGGTCGTGTTCCACGAAGCGGTCTAAAAGCAGAGTCAGCTTTTCGCTGCTCTTGGTAAGTTCGGAGATTTCGTGCTGACCGAACACTTCCACTCTAGGTATCACTTCTGCTGGAGACAGGGCTAGGATCTCGCCATTTTCATCCTTTACTATGGGTGGATTCGGTACCGAGCGTTCAATAGTGTAGTAAGTTTCGGACGGTTTATGAGACCGCACCAGCATTGAGATTTTCGTACCGGGACTGAGCACGTGCCGAACTATGCCTTCATGAGCCTTCCGGGCTTCTTCTCCGAGCGGTTCGAGATTCAGCACATAGCGTATGCTTTCAATCGCCGTGGATTTTCCTGTGCCGCGCCCGCCGACCAATACGTTGAGATTGCCGTTGAAATGCACCGAGGTGTCGCCTAAGAATCCCCCTTCCCAAGTCATTGCAAGAAACTCGGAATGGGGTTCTGGGCTTGTATCGCTGTGCAGCCTTACGCGCGACTCTGGGTCAAGGAACGCTTGGCGGAGAGCTTCAACAGATACT includes these proteins:
- a CDS encoding nitroreductase family protein, producing the protein MEVFEAMGTRRSFRFYKPWKEVENWKIQKMLQAARYCSCQGNCNSTEAIVIDKRTYPPEKFEKIVECGSAFNEIHLRQAPIIVAWLINLDAWYKELIQTFQVLFPARAITAAHGWTYKILTENTYPRLMSFPKDRAEDLLRVEAGQAIANAMLAATDLGLGCCLIATGRKPAEFPKVLGTPENIVPIWLMTVGYAAEDPGQRPRKRFDRLYHSNEYGTPLAEDQDVRKELEGEKLIQPMDPLPGREEELRHICRMFGFTEDMCDMPKEKVLEMYEEDSPYYGELPPGLEERGV
- a CDS encoding putative DNA binding domain-containing protein, with the translated sequence MITRTELLEIIANGENSGVEFKRDTLQNHDLAKELVAFSNLEGGIVLLGVEDDGSVTGLVREGLEEWVMNTCRDKIRPAIIPYFEIIEEVEPGKNVAVVRVPQGLYAHSRWHNNRTVCYIRVGSQSREPTLEEMSRLFQQRHMLRVDSRPISGTTINDLDRRRLKDYFGRILQRDFPDDDAGWITLLSNMEIMDEDVVTVGGMLLFGTTPNRYLPQAGINAVAFAGTEKEYATRERKQLRGAMAPLMDSKGNLLETGLVEQSVDFVRRNTSVSAVLEDGARRVERPTYPEDAVREAIVNALTHRDYLLSGTDIELAVYSDRLEITSPGKLPNGITPESMRDGARSSRNPLLKDFMRDYGYMENLGMGVSRKIIKGMKEHNGSNPDLIEKHERFMVRLHSSRVPGTPEREVPATRQRLETWHEETEKRFLDLLSKAQGSIWPSLKDNRYQLSYLISPDEKKFSPRPFLQVLEKVVNGVRTTVWKGWSMFDPKFLQKIKPAPRPKESDEGEYLLEGNFMINDVEPHGAGLWFPELQRVAPDGRMSLIRAYREDRPDSVEELSRSAGTWLSPETVIRETAELVTHAMLLAKEFKTASQVSFRCTWMGLGNREISDFNRSVYYSLRRVAKADKLTTEKTCAVEKLEDEWATVVSDLACPILQLFGFDHCGPDFVENMKSEFLL
- a CDS encoding phosphoesterase; this encodes MNTQSKVLKEAVGLPGGARFYRCALQVNPFACLSRHDKRTSFQSEAEYNQAIVEKCLEKNIEVIAVTDHYRTEDSLGLVNCARENGLSAFSGFEAVAKDGVHFLCLFDQDKESNLATYIGECGIHDTSQESPTGKLDSMELLEHSKAWGAICIAAHVAGDGGLLKTLSGKSRINVWKSPNLLACALPGPVSSAPEGIRRILENKDDKYRRKCPPAIINGSDVNDPQDLEKDRASCFIKMSEVSVEALRQAFLDPESRVRLHSDTSPEPHSEFLAMTWEGGFLGDTSVHFNGNLNVLVGGRGTGKSTAIESIRYVLNLEPLGEEARKAHEGIVRHVLSPGTKISMLVRSHKPSETYYTIERSVPNPPIVKDENGEILALSPAEVIPRVEVFGQHEISELTKSSEKLTLLLDRFVEHDPSLSGRKAKLRLELERSRNRILDARREIEALDERLAKLPGLEETQKRFVKVGLAERLKEKSMLVREERLFSEAKERLEPIRTLYSELMEELPIDMAFVSDKALEGLPNAEILLETKTVLGSLSGNLAKVAGRFAKAVSETDKAIAEIKSRWEQKRNAIEKTYEKLLRDLQKSKIDGAEFIQLRHQIEELRPLKDKAKTLKRNLSAYESDRRKLLSEWEDLKNSEYREIAKASRKVSKKLHGRVRVDVKMAGNYDPFEQLLREVGGKLVAAFEKLRETDQLSLQEFAEQCRKGKEALMEKYRFPPRAAARIAKAGPGLFMRIEELELPTITEIELNTAAEGEPETWQKLQSLSTGQKATAILLLLLLESNSPLVVDQPEDDLDNRFITESIVPIMRTEKQRRQFVFSTHNANIPVLGDAELILGLDVSGKAETGQADIATEHMGSIDSQLVRELVEEILEGGKDAFEMRRSKYGF